In one Phycisphaerales bacterium genomic region, the following are encoded:
- a CDS encoding HAMP domain-containing protein, translating to MKSVPRRAAAAVKETLKDGQVEHHHEPSSNGEVVDAFSRELLEAMLAFRSGDFSVRMPSDQTGLRGKIADAFNDILAVSERRAQETARVSRVVGKEGKLKQRMSVPGVAGEWADEINAINTLIDDLVWPTTEVTRAVGAVAKGDLDQSMALEVDGRPLEGEFLRSAKLVNRMIDQLSVFTSEVTRVAREVGTEGKLGGQAQVKGVSGVWKDLTESVNQMAGNLTAQVRNIADVTIAVANGDLSKKITVDVRGEILQLKEAINTMVDQLRSFAAEVTRVAREVGTEGKLGGQAVVPGVAGTWKDLTDSVNAMASNLTAQVRNIAGVTTAVARGDLSRKITVDVKGEILELKNTINTMVDQLNGFASEVSRVAREVGTEGKLGGQAMVPGVAGTWKDLTDNVNSMASNLTAQVRNIAEVTTAVAKGDLSRKITVDVKGEILELKNTINTMVDQLNGFASEVSRVAREVGTEGKLGGQAEVPGVAGTWKNLTDNVNSMASNLTGQVRNIADVTLAVAKGDLSRKITVDVKGEILELKNTINTMVDQLNGFASEVSRVAREVGTEGKLGGQAQVPGVAGTWKDLTDNVNSMASNLTSQVRNIADVATAIANGDLSRKITVDVKGEILELKNTINTMVDQLNGFASEVSRVAREVGTEGKLGGQAEVEGVAGTWKDLTDNVNSMANNLTTQVRNIAEVATAVANGDLSKKITVDVKGEVLELKNTMNTMVDQLNAFASEVTRVAREVGTEGRLGGQAQVRGVAGTWKDLTDNVNSMAGNLTSQVRNIAEVATAVAKGDLSRKITVDVKGEILELKNTINTMVDQLNGFASEVSRVAREVGTEGKLGAQAQVSGVAGTWKDLTDNVNSMASNLTGQVRNIADVATAVARGDLSRKITVDVKGEILELKNTINTMVDQLNGFASEVSRVAREVGTEGRLGGQAQVKGVSGVWKDLTDNVNQMAGNLTAQVRNIAEVTIAVANGDLSKKITVDVRGEILQLKETINTMVDQLRSFAAEVTRVAREVGTEGKLGGQAEVPGVAGTWKDLTDNVNSMASNLTGQVRNIADVATAIARGDLSRKITVDVKGEILELKNTINTMVDQLNSFASEVSRVAREVGTEGKLGGQAQVPGVAGTWKDLTDNVNSMASNLTGQVRNIAEVTIAVANGDLSKKITVDVRGEILQLKETINTMVDQLRSFASEVTRVAREVGTEGKLGGQALVAGVAGTWKDLTDSVNAMASNLTGQVRNIAEVTTAVARGDLSRKITVDVKGEILELKNTINTMVDQLNSFASEVSRVAREVGTEGKLGGQALVPGVAGTWKDLTDNVNSMASNLTGQVRNIAEVTIAVANGDLSKKITVDVRGEILQLKEAINTMVEQLRSFASEVTRVAREVGTEGRLGVQAVVLGVAGTWKDLTDSVNAMGANLTGQVRNIAEVTTAVARGDLSRKITVDVKGEILELKNTINTMVDQLRSFAAEVTRVAREVGTEGKLGGQAAVPGVAGTWKDLTDSVNVMAANLTDQVRGIVKVVTAVANGNLRQKLTVEAKGEVAALAETINNMTDTLATFAEQVTNVARDVGVEGRLGGQANVPGAAGTWKDLTSNVNLLAANLTNQVRAIAEVATAVTKGDLTRSIQVEARGEVAELKDNINTMIDNLRGTTERNQEQDWLKTNLAKFTRMLQGQRDLVTVGQILLSELTPLVNAQQGTVYQMESGDATVESDTGPWLRLLAGYAQRKDQPLRIDMGKGLVGQCAQEKLRILLTEVPPDYTMIHSSLGEAVPANIVVLPVLFEGETKAVIELASLRPFTQTHLTFLEQLTQSIGVVLNTIEATMRTENLLEQSQQLTMELQTRQAELQQTNEELATKAKQLAEQNVEVERKNKEVEQARRALEEKAAELALTSKYKSEFLANMSHELRTPLNSLLILSKLLADNPQGNLNDKQTEFARTIHSAGSDLLSLINDILDLSKIESGTVSIEVGEMPLSGLKQHMERTFRQLAADKQLEFNVEFDESLPAAIRT from the coding sequence GTGAAGTCTGTTCCTCGCCGTGCCGCCGCCGCTGTTAAGGAAACCCTGAAGGACGGACAGGTGGAGCATCACCACGAGCCCTCGTCCAACGGCGAGGTTGTGGACGCGTTCTCACGCGAACTGCTGGAGGCGATGCTCGCCTTCCGCTCCGGCGACTTCAGCGTCCGTATGCCCAGCGACCAGACGGGCCTGCGCGGCAAGATCGCCGACGCGTTCAACGACATCCTGGCCGTCTCCGAGCGCCGGGCCCAGGAGACAGCCCGCGTGTCCCGCGTGGTGGGCAAGGAAGGCAAGCTCAAGCAGCGCATGAGCGTGCCCGGCGTCGCCGGCGAGTGGGCCGATGAGATCAACGCCATCAACACCTTGATCGACGACCTCGTGTGGCCCACGACCGAAGTGACGCGGGCCGTGGGCGCCGTGGCCAAGGGCGACCTCGACCAGTCCATGGCCCTGGAAGTGGACGGGCGTCCGCTGGAGGGCGAGTTCCTCCGCTCGGCCAAGCTCGTGAACCGAATGATCGACCAGCTGTCGGTGTTCACCTCGGAAGTGACGCGCGTGGCCCGCGAAGTAGGTACCGAGGGCAAGCTCGGCGGCCAGGCCCAGGTGAAGGGCGTGTCGGGCGTGTGGAAGGACCTCACCGAGTCGGTGAACCAGATGGCCGGCAACCTCACGGCCCAGGTGCGCAACATCGCCGACGTGACCATCGCCGTGGCCAACGGCGACCTTTCCAAGAAGATCACGGTGGACGTCCGCGGCGAAATCCTCCAGTTGAAGGAAGCCATCAACACGATGGTGGACCAGCTGCGTTCGTTCGCCGCCGAAGTGACCCGCGTGGCCCGCGAAGTGGGTACTGAAGGAAAGCTGGGTGGTCAGGCCGTGGTGCCCGGCGTGGCGGGTACGTGGAAGGACCTGACCGACTCGGTGAACGCCATGGCGTCGAACCTGACCGCCCAGGTGCGCAACATCGCGGGTGTGACCACCGCCGTGGCCCGCGGCGACCTTTCCCGCAAGATCACGGTGGACGTGAAGGGCGAGATCCTGGAGCTCAAGAACACCATCAACACGATGGTGGACCAGCTGAACGGCTTCGCGTCGGAAGTGTCGCGCGTGGCCCGCGAAGTGGGCACGGAAGGCAAGCTCGGCGGCCAGGCCATGGTGCCGGGCGTCGCGGGTACCTGGAAGGACCTCACCGACAACGTCAACTCAATGGCGTCGAACCTGACGGCCCAGGTCCGCAACATCGCGGAAGTGACGACGGCCGTGGCGAAGGGCGACCTCTCGCGCAAGATCACGGTGGACGTGAAGGGAGAAATCCTCGAGCTCAAGAACACCATCAACACGATGGTGGACCAGCTCAACGGCTTCGCGTCGGAAGTGTCGCGCGTGGCCCGCGAGGTGGGTACGGAAGGAAAGCTCGGTGGTCAGGCCGAAGTGCCCGGCGTGGCCGGCACGTGGAAGAACCTCACCGATAACGTGAACTCGATGGCGTCGAACCTGACGGGTCAGGTGCGCAACATCGCCGACGTGACCCTGGCCGTGGCGAAGGGCGACCTTTCGCGCAAGATCACCGTGGACGTGAAGGGCGAGATTCTGGAGCTCAAGAACACCATCAACACGATGGTGGACCAGCTGAACGGCTTCGCGTCGGAAGTGTCGCGCGTGGCCCGCGAGGTGGGTACGGAAGGAAAGCTCGGTGGTCAGGCGCAGGTGCCCGGCGTGGCCGGTACCTGGAAGGACCTCACCGACAACGTGAACTCGATGGCGTCGAACCTCACGTCGCAGGTGCGCAACATCGCCGACGTGGCCACCGCCATCGCCAACGGCGACCTCAGCCGCAAGATCACGGTGGACGTGAAGGGCGAGATTCTCGAACTGAAGAACACCATCAACACGATGGTGGACCAGCTCAACGGCTTCGCCTCGGAAGTGTCGCGCGTGGCCCGCGAAGTGGGTACCGAAGGCAAGCTCGGCGGTCAGGCCGAGGTGGAAGGCGTGGCGGGTACGTGGAAGGACCTCACGGACAACGTGAACTCCATGGCCAACAACCTGACCACGCAGGTGCGCAACATCGCCGAAGTGGCCACCGCCGTGGCCAACGGCGACCTTTCCAAGAAGATCACGGTGGACGTGAAGGGCGAGGTGCTCGAGCTCAAGAACACCATGAACACCATGGTGGACCAGCTCAACGCTTTCGCGAGCGAAGTGACCCGCGTAGCCCGCGAAGTGGGAACCGAAGGCCGCCTCGGCGGTCAGGCCCAGGTGCGCGGCGTGGCCGGCACGTGGAAGGACCTCACCGACAACGTGAACTCGATGGCCGGCAACCTCACGTCGCAGGTGCGCAACATCGCCGAAGTGGCCACCGCCGTGGCCAAGGGCGACTTGTCGCGCAAGATCACGGTGGACGTGAAGGGCGAGATCCTCGAGCTCAAGAACACCATCAACACGATGGTGGACCAGCTCAACGGCTTCGCTTCGGAAGTCTCGCGCGTGGCCCGCGAAGTGGGCACGGAAGGCAAGCTGGGCGCCCAGGCGCAGGTGTCGGGTGTGGCCGGCACGTGGAAGGACCTCACCGACAACGTCAACTCGATGGCATCCAACCTCACAGGTCAGGTGCGCAACATCGCCGACGTGGCAACCGCCGTGGCCCGTGGCGACCTCTCGCGCAAGATCACGGTGGACGTGAAGGGCGAAATCCTCGAGCTCAAGAACACCATCAACACGATGGTGGACCAGCTCAACGGCTTCGCGTCGGAAGTGTCGCGCGTGGCCCGCGAGGTGGGCACCGAAGGCCGCCTCGGCGGCCAGGCGCAGGTGAAGGGCGTGTCGGGCGTGTGGAAGGACCTCACCGATAACGTCAACCAGATGGCCGGCAACCTCACTGCTCAGGTGCGCAACATCGCTGAAGTGACCATCGCCGTGGCCAACGGCGACCTCTCCAAGAAGATCACCGTGGACGTCCGCGGCGAGATCCTTCAGCTGAAGGAAACCATCAACACGATGGTGGACCAGCTGCGAAGCTTCGCCGCGGAAGTGACCCGTGTGGCCCGAGAAGTGGGCACCGAAGGCAAGCTCGGTGGTCAGGCCGAAGTGCCCGGCGTGGCCGGCACGTGGAAGGACCTCACCGACAACGTCAACTCGATGGCATCGAACCTCACGGGTCAGGTGCGCAACATCGCCGACGTGGCGACCGCTATTGCCCGCGGCGACCTCTCGCGCAAGATCACCGTGGACGTGAAGGGCGAAATCCTGGAGCTCAAGAACACCATCAACACGATGGTGGACCAGCTCAACTCCTTCGCGTCGGAAGTGTCCCGCGTGGCCCGCGAAGTGGGCACCGAGGGCAAGCTCGGTGGTCAGGCGCAGGTGCCAGGCGTGGCCGGCACCTGGAAGGACCTCACCGACAACGTCAACTCGATGGCCTCCAACCTCACCGGCCAGGTGCGCAACATCGCCGAGGTGACCATCGCCGTGGCCAACGGCGACCTTTCCAAGAAGATCACCGTGGACGTCCGCGGCGAGATTCTGCAGCTCAAGGAAACCATCAACACGATGGTGGACCAGCTCCGCTCGTTCGCCTCCGAAGTGACCCGCGTGGCCCGCGAAGTGGGCACCGAAGGCAAGCTCGGTGGCCAGGCCCTCGTGGCCGGCGTGGCCGGCACATGGAAGGACCTCACCGACTCCGTGAACGCCATGGCGTCCAACCTCACCGGTCAGGTGCGCAACATCGCCGAAGTGACCACCGCCGTGGCCCGTGGCGACCTCTCGCGCAAGATCACGGTGGACGTGAAGGGTGAAATTCTGGAGCTCAAGAACACCATCAACACCATGGTGGACCAGCTCAACTCCTTCGCCTCGGAAGTGTCCCGTGTGGCCCGCGAGGTGGGTACGGAAGGCAAGCTCGGTGGTCAGGCCCTCGTGCCCGGCGTGGCCGGCACCTGGAAGGACCTCACCGACAACGTGAACTCGATGGCGTCCAACCTCACCGGCCAGGTGCGCAACATCGCCGAGGTGACTATCGCCGTGGCCAACGGCGACCTTTCCAAGAAGATCACCGTGGACGTGCGCGGCGAAATCCTTCAGCTGAAGGAAGCCATCAACACCATGGTGGAGCAGCTCCGCTCGTTCGCGTCGGAAGTGACCCGCGTGGCCCGCGAAGTGGGCACCGAAGGCCGCCTGGGCGTGCAGGCGGTGGTGCTCGGCGTCGCCGGAACATGGAAGGACCTCACCGACTCCGTCAACGCCATGGGCGCCAACCTCACCGGCCAGGTCCGCAACATCGCCGAGGTGACCACCGCCGTGGCCCGAGGCGACCTCTCCCGAAAGATCACGGTGGACGTGAAGGGCGAGATCCTCGAGCTCAAGAACACCATCAACACCATGGTGGACCAGCTCCGCTCGTTCGCGGCCGAAGTGACCCGCGTGGCCCGCGAGGTGGGTACCGAAGGCAAGCTCGGCGGTCAGGCGGCGGTGCCCGGAGTCGCGGGCACCTGGAAGGACCTCACCGACTCGGTGAACGTCATGGCCGCCAACCTCACGGACCAGGTGCGCGGCATCGTGAAGGTGGTGACCGCCGTCGCCAACGGCAACCTCCGCCAGAAGCTGACGGTGGAAGCCAAGGGCGAGGTGGCCGCGCTGGCCGAGACCATCAACAACATGACCGACACGCTGGCGACCTTCGCCGAGCAGGTGACCAACGTGGCCCGCGACGTGGGCGTGGAAGGCCGCCTGGGTGGTCAGGCCAACGTGCCCGGCGCCGCCGGCACGTGGAAGGACCTCACCAGCAACGTGAACCTGCTCGCCGCCAACCTCACCAACCAGGTGCGCGCCATCGCCGAAGTGGCGACCGCCGTGACCAAGGGCGACCTTACCCGCTCAATCCAGGTGGAAGCCCGCGGCGAGGTGGCGGAGCTCAAGGACAACATCAACACGATGATCGACAACCTCCGTGGCACCACGGAGCGCAACCAGGAGCAGGACTGGCTCAAGACAAACCTCGCCAAGTTCACCCGCATGCTCCAGGGCCAGCGAGACCTCGTTACCGTGGGTCAGATCCTGCTGTCCGAGCTCACCCCGCTGGTCAACGCCCAGCAGGGCACCGTCTACCAGATGGAATCGGGCGACGCCACCGTTGAGAGCGACACCGGCCCCTGGCTGCGCCTGCTCGCCGGCTACGCCCAGCGCAAGGACCAGCCGCTCCGCATCGACATGGGCAAGGGCCTCGTGGGCCAGTGCGCCCAGGAGAAGCTGCGCATCCTCCTCACCGAGGTGCCGCCGGACTACACGATGATCCACTCGAGCCTGGGCGAGGCCGTGCCCGCCAACATCGTCGTGCTGCCCGTGCTCTTCGAGGGTGAGACCAAGGCGGTGATCGAGCTGGCCTCGCTGCGGCCCTTCACCCAGACGCACCTCACGTTCCTCGAGCAGCTGACGCAGTCGATCGGCGTGGTGCTCAACACCATCGAAGCGACGATGCGTACCGAGAACCTGCTGGAGCAGAGCCAGCAGCTCACCATGGAGCTCCAGACGCGCCAGGCCGAGCTCCAGCAGACAAACGAGGAGCTCGCCACCAAGGCCAAGCAGCTGGCCGAGCAGAACGTGGAAGTGGAACGCAAGAACAAGGAAGTGGAGCAGGCCCGCCGAGCCCTGGAAGAGAAGGCCGCGGAGCTCGCCCTCACCTCCAAGTACAAGTCCGAGTTCCTCGCCAACATGTCGCACGAGCTGCGCACGCCGCTCAATTCGCTGCTGATCCTCTCGAAGCTGCTCGCCGACAATCCGCAGGGCAATCTCAACGACAAGCAGACCGAGTTCGCGCGGACGATCCACTCGGCGGGCTCGGACCTTCTGAGCCTGATCAACGACATCCTCGATCTTTCGAAGATCGAGTCGGGCACCGTCTCGATCGAGGTCGGCGAGATGCCGCTCTCCGGCCTCAAGCAGCATATGGAGCGGACCTTCCGCCAGCTCGCCGCCGACAAGCAGCTCGAGTTCAACGTCGAGTTCGACGAGAGCCTGCCGGCGGCAATCCGCACCG
- a CDS encoding DVUA0089 family protein — protein MRTPTVVAGLALALASAAYAQPVPIELGDISAAPTTSWSYGVSSGTLAWFSFTVPEVSRCAPTYLDIYTENFGGFDSEIAIYDSTGRRLFNDDDDGAGHNSAMSFGSSTPVRSYSNGGTVGDGRDGPLPAGTYYVVATPFNSYFLDTDWNVIPDAEGNQGGGQIVFQWGSGDGIEPPAGVAYESYCAGDAGHSIATAATDLRGSGALTEIRGYTQYREDIDIYKICITDAANFSADTFLSLQMDTQLYLFDANGRGVTLNDDIVESVQSRITSSVVAALGNGEYYIAVTPSSCRPQDASGQNLWGDTASGERLADGPGAANPLAQWESFVVNDNTWYILRLTGASFCENGPVCGPQDFNGDGDSGTDQDIEAFFACLGGSCCPTCWSGGADFNGDGDTGTDQDIEAFFRVLGGNPC, from the coding sequence ATGCGTACGCCCACCGTCGTTGCCGGTCTCGCCCTCGCCCTCGCATCTGCCGCCTACGCCCAGCCCGTCCCCATCGAGCTCGGCGACATCTCCGCGGCCCCGACGACCTCCTGGTCCTACGGCGTAAGCAGCGGCACGCTGGCCTGGTTCAGCTTCACCGTCCCCGAGGTCAGCCGCTGCGCTCCCACCTACCTCGACATTTACACGGAGAACTTCGGCGGCTTCGACTCGGAGATCGCCATCTACGACAGCACGGGCAGGCGCCTCTTCAACGACGACGATGACGGCGCCGGCCACAACTCGGCGATGTCATTCGGCTCCAGCACACCCGTGCGCTCCTATTCCAATGGCGGCACGGTCGGCGATGGGCGCGACGGCCCGCTCCCGGCGGGCACTTACTACGTGGTGGCCACGCCGTTCAACTCGTACTTCCTCGATACCGACTGGAACGTGATCCCCGACGCCGAGGGGAACCAGGGCGGCGGGCAGATCGTGTTCCAATGGGGCAGCGGCGACGGGATAGAGCCGCCGGCGGGCGTGGCCTACGAAAGCTACTGCGCCGGCGATGCTGGCCATTCAATCGCGACCGCGGCGACGGACCTGCGCGGGAGCGGCGCCCTCACTGAGATCCGCGGCTATACCCAGTACCGCGAGGACATCGACATCTACAAGATCTGCATCACCGACGCCGCGAACTTCTCAGCCGACACCTTTCTGTCGCTGCAGATGGACACCCAGCTCTACCTGTTCGACGCAAACGGGCGCGGCGTCACCCTCAATGATGACATTGTTGAGAGCGTCCAGTCTCGGATTACCTCGAGCGTCGTCGCGGCCCTGGGGAACGGCGAGTACTACATCGCGGTGACCCCCAGCTCCTGCCGCCCGCAGGACGCCAGTGGGCAGAACCTCTGGGGCGACACGGCCTCGGGCGAGCGACTGGCAGACGGCCCCGGGGCCGCGAACCCGCTGGCCCAGTGGGAGAGCTTCGTCGTCAACGACAACACCTGGTACATCCTGCGGTTGACGGGGGCTTCATTCTGCGAGAACGGGCCGGTGTGCGGGCCTCAAGACTTCAACGGCGACGGGGACTCGGGCACCGATCAGGACATCGAAGCGTTCTTTGCGTGTTTGGGTGGCAGCTGCTGCCCGACCTGCTGGTCGGGCGGTGCCGACTTCAACGGCGACGGGGACACTGGCACCGACCAGGACATCGAGGCGTTCTTCCGGGTGCTGGGCGGCAACCCCTGCTGA
- a CDS encoding right-handed parallel beta-helix repeat-containing protein, with the protein MRTALQRVLVAVSAALLGSAAMGQGSDNCNTAPAITGTGSFNYDTRSAGPEQEDMANCWIKRDVWFRWTAPQSGEVIFTTCGSNSPAVIAVHTACGGPSLECSTRGNCTFGASISFQANAGSQYLLRVGHGAGTWSGVLGSFNLFYNNPPATNDSCQFALALTGSGQLSFNTSAATSSLADPQGCEMMGRDLWYSFSPNANGTMTVNTCDPATQVDTVLAVFGANACDPAAQYIDCNNNIGWDCNNGLASQLIFNVTAGQTYKLRLGSPENTVGGAGVLKWVFTPQVTNDECTTATSISGPGWFNYHNASATDSVVASDPHNYCGKDVWFRWTATASGPAYITTCGRADMNAFIALFPNECPTGNPIAQNDDNPSCNGEPRVDFQAVAGQQYLIRIGSVWGMSYTTDGQFFIANQEQTQTGGETITVTMTGDHVDFGGFQQVADLPGPDGEVSMREAVAAANNTPGGQTINFACDPMFWTYPMGPQGGRAQIIVDFYPFILTDDGTIIDGASQTAAYGDTDPSGPDVGFFGWQAENTAALYIHGNNCEVRNLNGAGMCGRAIQIYGDNCKVVDCIFLGGLVHNIILDGASNTVIGEPGHGNKLGGHNSGLEINGGSNNRVQSNIINGGFNGVLVRGGAVNTLIGGPTVAERNVVNSVGRRSSEGFPQGTYINIGASTGTIVENNTVALAEDGVTLARGVATTGIGITGAMSAQVRNNTVAGIRVQGTNHYANRVYGTGIYLSGSSDNVVITGNTIGTDVTRTTQYPCLEGFKAYPNYVDGSTPNRALFGGLEDGDANLVVNSERTGVVIGAGSITVSGNSIYNNGLLGIDLLAVVDPIFGAVYGHTPNDSGDGDTGPNELQNFPDVASATSDGSFILVSGTLNSHPSEQFRVEFFGNDACDETGYGEGQRFLGAEIITTDTSGTAAFSARLALTQSAGQYVTGTATRLSTGDTSEFSACVTVGSGSTQLCGTSDFNGDGDSGTDQDIEAFFACIGGHCCPTCYSGGADFNADGDAGTDQDIESFFRVLGGGPC; encoded by the coding sequence ATGCGCACGGCCTTGCAGCGGGTGTTGGTGGCGGTCTCGGCAGCCTTGCTCGGCAGTGCGGCCATGGGCCAGGGCAGCGACAACTGCAACACCGCGCCGGCCATCACCGGCACCGGCTCCTTCAACTACGACACCCGCAGCGCCGGCCCCGAGCAGGAGGACATGGCCAACTGCTGGATCAAGCGAGACGTGTGGTTCCGGTGGACCGCGCCCCAGAGCGGCGAGGTCATCTTCACCACCTGTGGCAGCAACAGCCCGGCCGTGATCGCCGTGCACACCGCCTGCGGCGGCCCCTCGCTCGAGTGCAGCACCCGCGGAAACTGCACCTTCGGCGCGTCCATCTCCTTCCAGGCTAATGCCGGCAGCCAGTACCTCCTCCGCGTGGGCCATGGCGCCGGCACGTGGAGCGGCGTGCTCGGCAGCTTCAACCTGTTCTACAACAACCCGCCCGCGACCAACGACTCCTGCCAGTTCGCGCTCGCCCTCACCGGCAGCGGGCAGCTCAGCTTCAACACCAGCGCCGCGACAAGCTCGCTGGCCGATCCTCAGGGCTGCGAGATGATGGGGCGCGACCTCTGGTACAGCTTCTCGCCCAACGCCAACGGCACCATGACCGTCAACACCTGCGACCCCGCGACGCAGGTCGACACCGTGCTCGCGGTGTTCGGCGCGAACGCCTGCGACCCCGCCGCCCAGTACATCGACTGCAACAACAACATCGGCTGGGACTGCAACAACGGTCTCGCCAGCCAGCTCATCTTCAACGTGACCGCCGGTCAGACCTACAAGTTGCGGCTCGGCAGCCCTGAGAACACCGTTGGCGGCGCGGGCGTGCTCAAGTGGGTTTTCACACCCCAGGTCACTAACGACGAGTGCACCACCGCGACATCCATCAGCGGGCCCGGCTGGTTCAACTACCACAACGCCTCCGCCACCGACAGCGTCGTCGCGAGCGACCCGCACAACTACTGCGGCAAGGACGTGTGGTTCCGCTGGACCGCGACCGCCTCGGGCCCCGCGTACATCACGACCTGCGGGCGGGCAGACATGAACGCATTCATCGCGCTGTTCCCCAATGAGTGCCCCACCGGCAACCCCATCGCCCAGAACGATGACAACCCCTCGTGCAACGGCGAGCCGCGCGTTGACTTCCAGGCCGTGGCCGGGCAGCAGTACCTCATCCGCATCGGCAGCGTGTGGGGCATGTCCTACACCACCGACGGCCAGTTCTTCATCGCCAACCAGGAACAGACCCAGACCGGTGGTGAGACCATCACCGTGACTATGACCGGCGACCACGTGGACTTCGGCGGTTTCCAGCAGGTCGCCGATCTGCCCGGACCCGACGGGGAGGTCAGCATGCGCGAGGCCGTGGCCGCGGCCAACAACACGCCGGGCGGGCAGACGATCAACTTCGCCTGTGACCCCATGTTCTGGACGTACCCCATGGGGCCGCAGGGTGGGCGCGCCCAGATCATCGTGGACTTCTACCCGTTCATCCTGACCGACGATGGGACCATCATCGACGGCGCCAGCCAGACGGCGGCGTACGGCGACACCGATCCGAGCGGGCCGGACGTGGGCTTCTTCGGCTGGCAGGCCGAGAACACCGCCGCGCTCTACATCCACGGCAACAACTGCGAGGTCCGCAACTTGAACGGGGCGGGCATGTGTGGGCGGGCCATCCAGATTTACGGCGACAACTGCAAGGTCGTCGACTGCATCTTCTTGGGCGGCCTGGTGCACAACATTATCCTGGACGGCGCCAGCAACACCGTGATCGGCGAGCCCGGGCACGGAAACAAACTCGGCGGCCACAACAGCGGCCTGGAGATCAACGGCGGCTCCAACAACCGGGTTCAGAGCAACATCATCAACGGCGGCTTCAACGGCGTGCTCGTCCGCGGCGGGGCCGTGAACACCCTGATCGGCGGCCCGACGGTGGCCGAGCGGAACGTCGTGAACAGTGTGGGTCGTCGCAGCAGCGAGGGGTTCCCGCAAGGGACCTACATCAACATCGGCGCCTCCACCGGCACCATCGTCGAGAACAACACTGTGGCCCTCGCGGAGGACGGCGTCACTCTCGCGCGTGGTGTGGCGACTACGGGCATCGGCATCACCGGAGCCATGAGCGCCCAGGTCCGCAACAACACCGTCGCGGGCATCCGCGTGCAGGGCACGAACCACTACGCCAACCGCGTTTACGGCACCGGAATCTACCTCTCGGGGAGCTCCGACAACGTGGTGATCACCGGCAACACCATCGGCACGGACGTGACCCGCACCACGCAGTACCCCTGCCTTGAAGGGTTCAAGGCCTACCCCAACTACGTCGACGGCAGCACGCCCAACCGCGCCCTCTTCGGTGGGCTCGAGGACGGCGACGCCAACCTCGTCGTCAACAGCGAGCGCACCGGCGTCGTGATCGGCGCGGGCTCCATCACCGTCTCGGGCAACTCGATCTACAACAACGGCCTCCTTGGCATCGACCTCCTCGCCGTCGTCGACCCCATCTTCGGCGCGGTCTACGGCCACACGCCCAATGATTCGGGCGACGGCGACACCGGCCCCAACGAGCTCCAGAACTTCCCCGATGTCGCCAGCGCCACCTCGGATGGTTCATTCATCCTTGTTTCCGGCACGCTCAACTCTCACCCGAGCGAGCAGTTCCGCGTCGAGTTCTTTGGCAACGACGCCTGCGACGAGACCGGCTATGGCGAGGGGCAGCGGTTCCTGGGCGCTGAAATCATCACGACGGATACCTCCGGCACCGCGGCCTTCAGCGCCCGTCTCGCCCTCACCCAGAGCGCGGGCCAGTACGTCACCGGCACCGCGACCCGTCTGTCCACGGGCGACACTTCGGAGTTCTCCGCGTGCGTGACGGTGGGCTCGGGTTCCACCCAGCTGTGCGGCACCTCCGACTTCAACGGCGACGGGGACTCGGGCACCGATCAGGACATCGAGGCCTTCTTCGCCTGCATTGGCGGCCACTGCTGCCCCACCTGCTACAGCGGCGGGGCCGACTTCAACGCCGATGGCGATGCGGGAACGGATCAGGACATCGAGAGCTTCTTCCGCGTCCTGGGCGGCGGCCCCTGCTGA